The DNA segment TGCGAGCGTAACCGCATAATGGGAAGAATCCGCAATTGGAGTAAAATGAATCGTATATCTTTTTTTTTGATCACCGATCAATTCCATAAAACTTTTCCCCTCCAAAATCCAGATCACATCAGAATCTTGTCCCGGAGGAAAAAAGACCCCGGACCGAAATAAAAAAGTAGGGTAAAGATATCGGGAACAAAATACAAGCGACAACGAGATCGACAAAAGAGAAACCATTCCGCGTATTCCAAAACTCCGATTTTCTCGAATAAAAATCCGTAAAACGGAAAACAATTGCGTCTTTTCTAAAAATACATTCTTTTTTTGGAATATTTTATTCTTACTATTTTCAATATCACCTTTGAAAGAAAAAAGAAAAAAGGCTCCGATCCATTGAAAAAATACCGCGCGCAAATAAAACCATTCCTGAAAAAAGGAATATACGAAAATAGCGGAGATCGAACCGAAAATCAAAGACGAACTCCAGACATCCTCATCGGATGTTCTTTGAACGGAAAGCCGACACAAAATTTCGATCCATAAAAAAGAAAAGACAGCAACCCCCAACAAACCCATTCCCGCAAAAATCTGTAAAAATTGATTGTGAGATGTATGAAAGAAACTCGCACGACTTCCCGTCTGGATACAACATTCGTTATACCATCCGAAGGATTCAAATCCACCGCCGAGTAAAAGTTTACTCAAACCCAAATTTTTTGCCGCTACAAAATGAGAAAGACGATCCTGGCCTTGAGTTCCTCCTTCCATCCAAATCGTAAGAAAGGGAAATAGGACTCCGATTCCGACCAAAAGAATCGAAAAGGTTAGAAATATTTTTTTTCTAAGACGATCCTCCTTTGACAATCTACAAACGATTTGATGAAACCAGGAAACAAAAATCAAAACTCCAAACGCGACAAACGCTCCTCTTGCCCCGATCCCCAAAAGCGTGATTGCGAGAATGAAAAAGATTCCTAAAACCCAGATTCGGTTTTTACTGTTTTGTTTTTCCAAAACGACTGCGAACAAAAAAGGAAGAGCGGATAGAATGGAAACGGCGAACCAACTCCGATTCCAATACAAGGATTGAATCGCAGACTCGGGCAAAAATCGATCGAAAAACGGAAGGATCGAATGAGGAGACGTCACCAGTTTGTAGCCGTCAAGCCATCGATGATATCCGTCTAACGATGATTTTACGAATGGAGAAAAATATTCCATCCACCCAATCGCGACCGAGAACAACAAACCTGCGCTGACTCCAAACGAAAATACTTTGATTAGAGAAGTTTGATTCTCCGATTTGTCCAACCAATCTCTACGGGATAAAAATCCGAATAAGAACAAGATTCCCATTCCCAAAACCTTGATCGGATACCAGGGTTCCAATTCGGTGGAATGTAAAAACCAAAACCATCCTTTCCGGTAAAACCGAAGATCAGCAAACAAATCCGGATTGGCCAAGAGACTTAAAAAAGCCGCGAAGAAGAATGAAAGCAACAAAAACCCCGTTCGACTCTTTCTGAATTCTTCACTGAAAAAGGAATTTCCGGAACGTTTGTTTTCCAAGATCCCTCGTAAACACCAGAAGATCCAAAGACAATCCTGTAATTCCAGAAATCTTCCGCCGGGATGATTTCCGAACAACGGTCCGGAAGCGGCGAGTAAAAAGGTAGAGAAGAACGGAGAAACCAGATCCAGCACAGCGAACAGCGCAAAGAAGACACAAAACCCGATTCGAAACTTCCAAGGATAAAAACCGAGTAAGGGAAGAATCAAAATCAAAGAAAATCCGATCCAAATCGAAAATCGTAAAATGTTGAGAAAGGAATACCACGGCCGGGTTTTCATTAGGATAGAGAATCCGAAACGATCTATTTTAGAAACGATAAAATCCGCTTGAGATCGATGCTTCTTTCGTCTGAAAGAAGACGATTTTTTTGTTTCCAGAAAAAACTCTTTTCTGAAATAGTAGTATTCATCCCTTATGCAGCAATTGGAAGAATCTACAATCTATCCCGATAAGGATTTGTTTCGGATCGAGTTTCGTAAGAACATCTGCTCCATCGAATCGGAAGAAATTCAGGAAATTCTATCTCAGATTCGAAACATTCGCCCTAAGGCTGTGCTTTTAGATCTCACTCCGGTTGTGGCGATCCCATCTATGGTTCTCAATCGAATTCTAAAATTCGTTTCCGAATTGAAGAAGGAAGAAATCCAAATTTCGGAAGTAAAACTGAGCGAGGGATTACAACTCGTCTTTTCCAAACTCAAAATCAATTTGGGATGAAATCGTTTTTTTCCTTCTATCTCTCCGTTTCCATCCTATTTCAAGCCATTCTATTTTCCAGCGGGTTGTTCGGTTGTATCCTCAGTGAAAAAGCCAAAATTTGTGAGTGCAATCACGGAAGCAAAATTCAGAAACACGCAAACAAAGAAGACAGCCGATTTTCAAAAAAGGCACATTCGAACCTCGCACTCAGTTCCCCTCAAAAACTTCCGAACTGTCATTCTGCAAAATCGGGAGAACAACACGCGTGTTCTTGTAAAAAAGCGGAAAACAAATTGTCTCAGTTGAGCGCGTTTTATTCTCACTTATTTTCATCCGATCGTCATCGTATTCCGAATCCGATTTCAAGTTTGATTCAAATCGTCACATTTCAAGATTTCAATTCCGGAATCGATTTTTCTTTTTCTCTGCTAAAACCCCCGCAAATCTCCTAAATCAAAACATCGATAAAATGGAACCGGCTCCATTTTACGACCCAGAATTTCTGACTATAATCCAGAATGAACGCTGCGGCGGTCCATAAACAGACAATCGCGTCGTTTAGTTATCAGTATCTTGGAACATTCTGTAAGCCGGGTATCAATACGATTTAGGAGATTTTTATGATGAAAAAAGCACTCATCCTTTCCTGGATGATCACAATTTGTTTTGCATTTACATTTTGCCCTTGGGACAAAAAAAAAGAGGATAACGATTTCGTTACGATCGCAACCTTAACCGCTTTAACCGGAAATCAAGGCATTCAATTTTCTGCATATGCAGGAACGCAAAAGTTGGTCTGTGGGGCGACACTTCGCGGTCACGATCGGATTTTAGGAACGGTACCGTTTATTCCCACGGCTCATATCGCGGAAAGCACAACATTTCAACTTCACGATTTTAGACTTTATGTTCACGGAATCACTCTCATAAGAACGGACGACACGGAAATTCCCCTCTCTCTCAATCAAGACGGTCGCTTTCAATCCGGCAACATCGCTCTTTTGGATTTTGAAGACGGAACCGGAAAATGCCAAGGAACTCCCGAAACAAACAGTTTTGTCTCGGCCTCGATTCCATTTGGTAACTATAAAGGAATCAAATTTATTGTGGGAGTTCCGGAAGCACAAAATCATCTGGACGCGGATTCTCAAACTTCACCTTTGAATGTAACCGGGATGTATTGGAGTTGGACAAGCGGATACAAATTCTTAAAATTGGATTTCGAAACCGCGGAAACTGGCGCAGCCGGAACCTCAGTCCATATCGGCTCCGGAGACTGCACCGGTACCGGAAGTTCCAGCACCTGTGTGCGGGCCAATCGGATCCCGGTGACTCTGACTCCAACGGGAGGTTTTGATCCCTCCACTCAGGAAATCAAAATCAACATACAGGCTCTTTTACAGGGGATCAATCTTGGTGCCGATCCAAACGGAGCGATGTGTATGTCCGGAGGTATGATGGCTACAGGCTGTCCGATCATCTTTCCAAATATCGGTTTGAGTTTTACAACGGGAAATCCGATCACTCCCGCCCAGAGCGTATTTACGATCAAATCGAAAAACTGACCCTATGAAACCCCGGACTTTTCTCCGGGGTTTCCAGGAGAATCACATGAATCTTTTAGTATATTCCATTTCTATTTTATTTTTGTTTCAATGCGGTTCGGGGGTTTTGCCCTTTGCCCCTTTTGAAAAGGAGAAATCCAACAACGATGCTCTTCTATTTTTGTTGGCAGCTCCGCGGAATTTTTATGTCTGGGACCTTCCGACCGGATTTCCGATTCCAAGGGTGCCGGATTCCAATCCAATGACCCAGGAAAAAGTGGATCTGGGGAGATTCTTATTTTACGACAAACGTCTTTCCGGAAATCAAACCCAATCCTGCGGAACCTGTCACCAACAAACAAAAGCGTTCACGGACGGTCTGATAACCGCGATCGGTTCGACGGGAGAAATTCATCCCAGAAATTCCCAAGGAATCATCAACGTCGCTTACAACTTAAGACAAACTTGGGCCAATCCGGTGCTTCGAGATTTGGAAGAGCAGATGTTTGTTCCGTTGTTCGGAGAACAGCCTGTAGAGCTCGGACTTGCCGATCGTGAAAACGAAATGTTAAATCGCCTAAAAGCCGATAGTCGATACCAAATCTTGTTTTCAAAAGCGTTTCCCTTTGAAGAGCCGTTTTCCGTTTCAAACGTAGTCAAGGCGATTGCCAGTTTTGAAAGAACTCTGATCTCGGGTCGTTCGCCGTATGATCGCTATTTGTATGAAGGAGATATTTCCGGTCTTGGAGATTCCGTTCAAAGAGCTTCGATCCTACGAGGCGCTCAGATCTTTTTTTCCGAAAGAGGGGAATGTTTTCATTGTCACGGTGGTTTTAACCTTGCCGCGACCAGTGTTCACGTCGGCACCGTTCAGGAAGAGGTTACCTTTCATAACAACGGACTCTACAATATCGGAGGCGCAGGAGACTATCCCGCTGGAAACCAAGGTCTTTACGAAGCGACTCAAATTGCCGCTGATAAAGGCAAGTTTCGAGCTCCTTCGATTCGAAATGTGGAATTGACGGCTCCCTATATGCACGACGGTTCCATTGACACTCTGGAGAATGTGGTGGAACACTATAACGCTGGCGGAAGAGAGATCACGACCGGTCCTAATATTGGTGACGGACGACTCAATCCGAATAAAAACAATTTTGTTTTTGCAATGGGTTTGACCGCGGGTGAAAAAACGGACCTCGTCAATTTTTTAAAAAGTGTAACCGATACGGAGTTTGTCAATGATCCGCGACATAGTGATCCTTTTTAACGGTTTTGTATCCGTTTTTCTTTTGAGCTCCTGCACCTTCGGTTCGGTGGGAGACGCAAGAAAAGAAGAAGCAAAAGCTTTGCAAAGATTGTTGACCCTATTCAATGAAAGACCCTCCTCTTTTATGACGAATCTGTATTATACGGACGATCAACAAGACGCAAATATCGGCGGATTCGATGTGGCGTCCGGAATCAATATATACACTCTTCAATTGCAAGCGGGTTCCGAGATTGTGTGGGATGCGATAACGATCCGGGTCAATCCGAACTTGGTTCCGATAATTCCGGGACAAACAAAAACGATCGATAAAGGAGGTCATTCTGCGCAGTCTCATACTCCGTATACGGTTCCTCTGGATCTTCCGATCGCTTCTCCATACGGACAAGAATACGGAACGGCTTCCTTTACGGATCGAAACGTGGACGCCGTAACCGGAAACATTCTCACCGGAGACGTGCATACATCCCTCGTTCCACAGATTCAAGGAGTTCCCGCTGGATATCTTGCTTCTGTAAAGTATAAAATTCAATCCTTGGATCTTACATTTCAGATCTCAAGGACCGCTCCGACCGCAATAACAAGAAACGTAAGAATTCAGATGCCTCCGTTTATGGTAGAAATTTTTCCACGATGCAGATTTGATATCAACCCCGAGGTTTCCGGAAGTTTTCCGATCAACTGGAAGTTCAACGGACTTTTACAGGATCAGAGTTCGACTTCAATTTTGGATTCCATTGCCGTATTGGCTGATCCGGTGGACATCAACCCGTATCAAAATCAGAATCTATACGATCTGATCCTTAAAAATATAAACCAACAGGACAGAGTATTGTTCCCCACAGGCTGTAATCTATTTTAATGAAACAGAATTTTCTAATATTCTATCTGCTCTTTTTGACTTTGATGATCCCCACCGCGGTTTCCGCTCATCACACCGGGATGGGAGGAAGCGAACAATCTTCCACACGATTTGTGGATCCATTTACTGGCAAAAGGGAAAAGCCCGCGAATTATTTCGTGATCACTCAGGACTTTTATAAACAAACGAAAGAAAACAGCAATATTCATACGACCACATTCTACGGAGAAATGAATTTAAAAAACGGAATGTTCGCTCTCAATTTGAGCACACCGTATACGTATTACGAACAGAAAGATCGATCCGACGCCGCGAGAATTGGCAAGACCTATTTCGGCATGAAGTATCTTCCTTTGATCGATTTTCAGAAAAATTATTTCCTCGTATTTAGCGTCAACATAGGCTTTCCATCGGGTCAGGATACGGATCGATTTACCGGAGGAAATTATTATTCCGGAATTCCGGGAATGACATTCGGGTATCTTTTGGGAAAGTTCAGTTTTGTGACAAGGATCAGCGGGATCTTTCCCCTTTCCAAATCGCAGCCCAACAATCTACAGGACAACGACGGGATTCCTTATTGGTTTCGAAATCCTTCTTCGAGTGCGCCGGATCAAATCTATGAACTCAAAAAAACGAGCCTATTTTCCGGTTACGTTACCTATCTTTGGAAACCGGGACTTTCCTTTTTTGCGGGCTTTTTGTATCGAACTCCGTATGAGGGTGTGGACTTAAAACGAAGCGATCAAGGTAAAACCCCCGGAATTTTTAGAGAGGTCTCCCTGGGGTTTTCGGTCAACGTTTCCGACCGATTGAATTTCAACCTCGCCTATCGTTATCCATTGTATCGAGGCGACGATTATAGGTTGTATGATTACGCAATCACGGCGGCGGTATCGATCGAAATCTCCGGATCGGAAGAAAGTTCCAAACCGGAAAAGACGGAAGAAAAAAAAGAATCCGCGCCGCAACAACCGGAATCAAAAGAAAGCCAAGACGGATAAATGCTTTACATACATATAGCTCTCATCAAAATAAATCGGTGCGTTTCGAATGGGATACTGAAAAGGAAAAGGTAAACATTCAAAAACACGGTCTTTCTTTTCGAGAGGCCGCATTCGTATTTGCGGATCCCAATACGATTTATATCCCTGACCCGGATCACTCCATGGAAGAGATCAGAGAAATTGCCTTAGGTATGATCGAAAATATTGCTGTCGCAGTTGTTATTTTTGTTGATAGATCGCAAAATGAGGAGGAAATTATTAGGATCATATCGGCAAGACGAGCGACCAATTCGGAAAAGGCCCAATACTACTCAGCCGATATTCAATGATATGAAAGAAGAATATGATTTTTCAAAAGGAAAACGAGGAGTTCATTCGCGGGATTTAAAAAATTTTCATCTTCCTGTGTATCTGGATCCTCTACTGGAAGAATACTATCAGAAAATTGCTCTTAAAAAAAACCAAGATTTGAGTACGGTTATCAATACGATCTTACAAAAAGAAATGGAATTACACGATTCTTTCATGTAATCAATCACGGCGGCGGTATCGATCGAAATCTCCGGATCGGAAGAAAGTTCCAAACCGGAAAAGACGGAAGAAAAAAAAGAATCCGCGCCGCAACAACCGGAGTCAAAAGAAAGCCAAGGCGGATCGGCGGAACGCTAAAATCAAAAGTAAAATTGAAAGCCCGCTCGTTTACGATTTCGCCTTCTTTTTTAAAACGGATCGATATTCGTTTGGAATTTCAAGATCGATCGTT comes from the Leptospira sp. WS92.C1 genome and includes:
- a CDS encoding O-antigen ligase family protein, with translation MKTRPWYSFLNILRFSIWIGFSLILILPLLGFYPWKFRIGFCVFFALFAVLDLVSPFFSTFLLAASGPLFGNHPGGRFLELQDCLWIFWCLRGILENKRSGNSFFSEEFRKSRTGFLLLSFFFAAFLSLLANPDLFADLRFYRKGWFWFLHSTELEPWYPIKVLGMGILFLFGFLSRRDWLDKSENQTSLIKVFSFGVSAGLLFSVAIGWMEYFSPFVKSSLDGYHRWLDGYKLVTSPHSILPFFDRFLPESAIQSLYWNRSWFAVSILSALPFLFAVVLEKQNSKNRIWVLGIFFILAITLLGIGARGAFVAFGVLIFVSWFHQIVCRLSKEDRLRKKIFLTFSILLVGIGVLFPFLTIWMEGGTQGQDRLSHFVAAKNLGLSKLLLGGGFESFGWYNECCIQTGSRASFFHTSHNQFLQIFAGMGLLGVAVFSFLWIEILCRLSVQRTSDEDVWSSSLIFGSISAIFVYSFFQEWFYLRAVFFQWIGAFFLFSFKGDIENSKNKIFQKKNVFLEKTQLFSVLRIFIRENRSFGIRGMVSLLSISLSLVFCSRYLYPTFLFRSGVFFPPGQDSDVIWILEGKSFMELIGDQKKRYTIHFTPIADSSHYAVTLAGQKKEVGRMEEKNKTETFVFDIYEKKNILKIECTSALKGEVKDSFIFWQPHPMDPEPRKFCARIRIQN
- a CDS encoding sulfate transporter: MQQLEESTIYPDKDLFRIEFRKNICSIESEEIQEILSQIRNIRPKAVLLDLTPVVAIPSMVLNRILKFVSELKKEEIQISEVKLSEGLQLVFSKLKINLG
- a CDS encoding MbnP family copper-binding protein, with protein sequence MMKKALILSWMITICFAFTFCPWDKKKEDNDFVTIATLTALTGNQGIQFSAYAGTQKLVCGATLRGHDRILGTVPFIPTAHIAESTTFQLHDFRLYVHGITLIRTDDTEIPLSLNQDGRFQSGNIALLDFEDGTGKCQGTPETNSFVSASIPFGNYKGIKFIVGVPEAQNHLDADSQTSPLNVTGMYWSWTSGYKFLKLDFETAETGAAGTSVHIGSGDCTGTGSSSTCVRANRIPVTLTPTGGFDPSTQEIKINIQALLQGINLGADPNGAMCMSGGMMATGCPIIFPNIGLSFTTGNPITPAQSVFTIKSKN
- a CDS encoding MbnH family di-heme enzyme, giving the protein MNLLVYSISILFLFQCGSGVLPFAPFEKEKSNNDALLFLLAAPRNFYVWDLPTGFPIPRVPDSNPMTQEKVDLGRFLFYDKRLSGNQTQSCGTCHQQTKAFTDGLITAIGSTGEIHPRNSQGIINVAYNLRQTWANPVLRDLEEQMFVPLFGEQPVELGLADRENEMLNRLKADSRYQILFSKAFPFEEPFSVSNVVKAIASFERTLISGRSPYDRYLYEGDISGLGDSVQRASILRGAQIFFSERGECFHCHGGFNLAATSVHVGTVQEEVTFHNNGLYNIGGAGDYPAGNQGLYEATQIAADKGKFRAPSIRNVELTAPYMHDGSIDTLENVVEHYNAGGREITTGPNIGDGRLNPNKNNFVFAMGLTAGEKTDLVNFLKSVTDTEFVNDPRHSDPF
- a CDS encoding BrnT family toxin, with translation MRFEWDTEKEKVNIQKHGLSFREAAFVFADPNTIYIPDPDHSMEEIREIALGMIENIAVAVVIFVDRSQNEEEIIRIISARRATNSEKAQYYSADIQ
- a CDS encoding toxin-antitoxin system, antitoxin component — its product is MKEEYDFSKGKRGVHSRDLKNFHLPVYLDPLLEEYYQKIALKKNQDLSTVINTILQKEMELHDSFM